The Candidatus Latescibacterota bacterium genomic interval TCTGTCGTCATTCCGTTCTATAACGAGGAAGAGAGTCTGGTAGAGCTATACTCCCGTCTCACCTCCATGCTTCAGCAGTTCTCGCGGGGGCATGAACTTATCTTTGTAGACGACGGCTCCAGCGACGGATCACTGGATATCGTGAAAACATTGCGCGAGAAAGACAGAAGAGTGAAGGTCATCGCTTTCAATAGAAATTACGGAAAATCGCCGGCCCTTTCACAGGGATTTGCCGCGGCAAGGGGAGATCTGGTAGTCACGATAGATGCTGACCTTCAGGACGATCCGGATGAGATCCCGGGCATGGTCGCCCTGCTTGATGATGGTTTCGATCTCATATCTGGTTGGAAACTGAACCGCAAGGATCCGATAACCAAGACCCTTCCTTCGAAAGTGTTTAATTTTGTCGCTTCGCTTGTAACCGGGATAAAACTGCATGACATCAATTGCGGACTCAAGGTCTACAGGAAAGAGGTAGTAAAGAGGATCAAGGTCTACGGAGAGCTTCACAGAGTGATACCGGTCCTGGCCGGATGGGAAGGTTTCCGTATCAGTGAGAAGGAAGTCTCTCATTCCGAGAGGAAGTATGGGAAAAGCAAGTATGGAGCGAAACGTTTTCTGAACGGGATATTCGATCTGATGACGGTCATGTTCATCACCCGACGCTCGACGACACCAATGCATTTTTTCGGCAGAATAGCTTTTCTGTTCCTGACGACAGGGGGGCTGATCAACCTGTATTTTCTGTTTCAGTGGATCATTGGTAAGGGTCTGCATGTAAGGCCCCTGATGGTCGTCGGACTTATTATGATCGTCATAGCCATTCAGATCGGTTCGATAGGATTGCTGGCCGAACTGTATTCGTCGAACATTGAAAGAGACTTTTCATATCGCAAGTACGAGATAGATGATTGACAGGGGAGTTTGCCAAATTGCGAATAGCGCTTGTCGGCCCCGCCTGGCCATATCGAGGCGGAATTTCTCATTACAACACATGCCTCGCTGAGGAACTATGTGGGACCCACGAGGTCGAAGTAGTAAATTATTCGAGGCTCTATCCCGGATTCCTGTTTCCAGGTAAGACCCAGTACGATGAAAGCAAGGACGCCCACAGGGTCGATTCGGTTCGCCTGATAGATTCTATCAATCCTTTCACATGGGTAAGGGCTGGATTCCACCTTGTCCGTTCCAGACCCGATGCAGTTCTGGTCCAGTGGTGGCATCCGTATTTTGCTCCGGCCATTTTCAAAATATGCTCTATCGTAAGAATGTTTACAAAGGCCAGGATAGTATTTATTTGTCACAATGTC includes:
- a CDS encoding glycosyltransferase family 2 protein; translated protein: MSVVIPFYNEEESLVELYSRLTSMLQQFSRGHELIFVDDGSSDGSLDIVKTLREKDRRVKVIAFNRNYGKSPALSQGFAAARGDLVVTIDADLQDDPDEIPGMVALLDDGFDLISGWKLNRKDPITKTLPSKVFNFVASLVTGIKLHDINCGLKVYRKEVVKRIKVYGELHRVIPVLAGWEGFRISEKEVSHSERKYGKSKYGAKRFLNGIFDLMTVMFITRRSTTPMHFFGRIAFLFLTTGGLINLYFLFQWIIGKGLHVRPLMVVGLIMIVIAIQIGSIGLLAELYSSNIERDFSYRKYEIDD